The proteins below are encoded in one region of Sminthopsis crassicaudata isolate SCR6 chromosome 1, ASM4859323v1, whole genome shotgun sequence:
- the LOC141561236 gene encoding uncharacterized protein LOC141561236 codes for MNSTVRRKDAGDIASLNEEMATSSNPQIEQDKVPSMEDTRDQETRRRRDTLNSAVSHQNLRWFQRPEVASPQEEELSQIRELCMQWMDPETHGKEDVLDMLVLDQYVIVLPREIMTWVKSQPSENSEEVEILLEDLSQMFEDNVLSSQDSAVSQDQSSAEKRAASVSLPDESQDSVTFKDVAIMFSRKEWWHLQPAQMEMYRDVMIENYNNMVSVGLLTSKPELISQLERGEAPWMRSRIVSRGSGAGSETRFVTKESTPRQGIYLKDSSQERFLRDGPCASTLGRALKCEEDRLEKQQDNQERQSGQVTVEQEKTSKVRRPRCNIFRKYFRPGSGLVTKKKVPTGTNLHKYIKHKMSLKQYLDLVKSKMATPEKKPNFKVRPKTRSYYSNLFKSRRIPPGEKGYKCKACGKTFIYNSSLTRHLRIHTGEKPYKCYECKKSFRRRSFFNLHKRVHTGEKPFKCNECNKAFIRDSSLFKHQIIHTGKKPFKCNECKKAFTQRGLLTEHQRIHTGEKPFKCDVCKKDFSHKSSLIQHQRIHTGERTFKCNICEKAFNQSTRLTEHKRIHTGEKPYKCNKCEKAFTQRTHLNEHQRVHTGEKPYKCSHCEKAFSNSSSLTQHLRIHTGEKPYKCNQCEKAFSQNSSLIIHLRFHSGETPFKCKDCGKAFSRNSSLTRHQKTHSGEKPFKCNECGKAFGRNSSLTDHQKIHTGKKPYKCNDCGISFNQNTRLIEHQRIHTGEKPHKCDLCKKAFRSSSAVLRHQRIHSGD; via the exons ATGAATAGCACAGTGAGGAGGAAAGATGCTGGAGACATAGCATCCTTGAATGAAGAAATGGCCACATCCTCAAATCCTCAAATTGAACAAGATAAGGTCCCAAGTATGGAGGATACTAGGGATCAGGAAACAAGAAGACGAAGAGACACATTAAACTCTGCAGTCTCCCATCAGAACTTGAGATGGTTTCAGCGCCCTGAAGTAGCTTCACCCCAGGAAGAGGAACTGAGCCAAATCCGGGAGCTTTGCATGCAGTGGATGGATCCCGAGACTCATGGCAAAGAGGATGTTTTAGATATGTTGGTGCTGGATCAATATGTGATTGTCCTGCCCAGAGAGATCATGACTTGGGTAAAGTCACAGCCTTCAGAGAACAGTGAGGAAGTAGAGATCCTCTTGGAAGATTTGAGCCAGATGTTTGAGGATAACG TTCTGTCTTCTCAGGATTCTGCTGTTTCCCAGGATCAGAGCTCTGCAGAAAAGCGAGCAGCTTCTGTGTCTCTGCCAGATGAATCCCAG GACTCTGTGACATTTAAGGATGTGGCTATAATGTTCAGTCGAAAGGAATGGTGGCATTTGCAGCCAGCCCAAATGGAGATGTACAGGGATGTGATGATAGAGAACTACAATAACATGGTCTCTGTGG GGCTTCTTACTTCTAAACCAGAGCTGATATCCCAGTTGGAGAGAGGGGAAGCGCCATGGATGCGGAGCAGAATTGTCTCCAGAGGTTCTGGTGCGG gtTCTGAGACCAGGTTTGTTACAAAAGAATCAACTCCAAGACAGGGCATTTATTTGAAAGATTCGTCTCAGGAGAGGTTCTTGAGAGATGGTCCCTGTGCCTCTACATTAGGAAGAGCCTTGAAATGTGAGGAGGACAGGTTGGAAAAGCAGCAAGACAACCAAGAGAGACAATCTGGTCAAGTAACAGTAGAACAGGAGAAAACTTCGAAAGTGAGAAGACCTAGATGTAATATATTTAGGAAATACTTCAGGCCAGGGTCAGGCCTTGTTACAAAAAAGAAAGTTCCTACAGGAACAAATCTCCATAAATATATTAAGCATAAAATGAGCCTCAAACAGTATTTAGATCTCGTTAAAAGTAAAATGGCAACTCCAGAGAAGAAACCCAATTTTAAGGTAAGGCCAAAAACCCGAAGTTATTACTCAAACCTTTTTAAGTCTCGTAGAATACCTCCTGGGGAAAAAGGTTATAAATGTAAAGCATGCGGGAAAACTTTCATCTACAATTCATCTCTTACTCGACATCTGAGAATCCATACCGGGGAGAAACCCTACAAATGTTATGAATGTAAGAAGAGCTTTAGGCGTCGCTCATTTTTTAATCTACATAagagagttcatactggagagaaaccttttaagtgtAATGAATGTAATAAAGCTTTCATCCGGGACTCATCCCTTTTTAAGCATCAAATAATTCATACTGGAAAGAAGCCTTTCAAGTGTAATGAATGTAAGAAAGCCTTTACCCAGAGGGGGCTACTTACTGAACATCAgaggattcatactggagagaaaccctttaaaTGTGACGTGTGTAAGAAAGACTTCAGCCACAAATCATCCCTTattcaacatcagagaattcatactggagaaagaACTTTCAAGTGTAATATATGTGAAAAGGCTTTCAACCAGAGCACCCGCCTAACTGAACAcaaaagaattcatactggagagaaaccgtATAAGTGTAATAAATGTGAGAAGGCCTTCACTCAAAGAACACATCTCAATGAGcatcagagagttcatactggagaaaagccCTATAAATGTAGTCATTGTGAGAAAGCTTTCAGCAACAGCTCATCCCTTACTCAACATCTtcgaattcatactggagagaaaccatataaatgtaatcaatgtgagAAGGCCTTCAGTCAAAACTCATCCCTTATCATACACCTGAGATTCCATAGTGGGGAGACACCTTTTAAATGTAAGGACTGTGGGAAGGCCTTCAGCCGTAACTCATCTCTTACAAGGCATCAGAAAACTCATAGTGGAGAGAAACCTTTcaagtgtaatgaatgtgggaaagcctttggTCGGAACTCATCCCTTACCGAccatcagaaaattcatactggaaaGAAACCTTATAAGTGTAATGACTGTGGAATATCCTTCAATCAGAATACTCGCCTTATTGAACATCAGAGAAtaca